The following are from one region of the Chanos chanos chromosome 10, fChaCha1.1, whole genome shotgun sequence genome:
- the LOC115822669 gene encoding LOW QUALITY PROTEIN: uncharacterized protein LOC115822669 (The sequence of the model RefSeq protein was modified relative to this genomic sequence to represent the inferred CDS: substituted 1 base at 1 genomic stop codon), which translates to MLTGIVLSCLSTRALDRWYPKTLKCDVSLVTNRTEVSVDCTERELTKVPEGIPSNTTNLTLTINHIPHITKKSFLSLENIIEIDLRCNCVPVKVGPKDKVCTKSVTIENGSFSQLRNLKSLYLDGNQLSSIPKGVPPSLVLLSLEVNSIYSIKKENLSELTNIRTLYLGQNCYFRNPCNASYYIEEDALLQLEKITVLSLKSNNLSYVPQRLPLTLKELYLYNNRIERIVERDFSNLTELEVLDLSGNCPRCYNAPFPCIPCANNAPLAIDKRAFVNLHKLRILRLHSNSLTTVLPEWFQSCSELQVLDLSSNFLAKEITHSTFPKSLPNLEELDLSFNYELQRYPKSLNLSDSFAHLKSLRVLRIRGFVFQELTQQDIHPLSFLSKLEFIDLGTNFIKITDLSILTKLKNFQVVNLSDNKISSPTEDQHAFGFSEAHGQIVVENGSPMTRGSQYYNGEVREIHYFRYDEYARSCKYKDKELGTLSSLNPECSKYGKTLDLSRNNIFFLHSRFLNLGELRCLNLSGNAMSQSLNGSEFVYLKNLQYLDFSFNRLDLMYSTAFQELSNLVVLDISHNNHYFTAEGLTHMLNFTKNLNQLKTLLINHNKISTSTNTEMESLSLERLEFKGNQLDMLWRDGDTRYFNYFKNLIGLKVLDISHNNLNFIPKQVFSGLPEKLTELYINNNKLKSFPWDALEILSNLMVLDLSSNLLTAVPQELSNCSKSIKKLLLRKNQIVKLSPNFLRDAFSLKHLDLSSNQIQYIEQSSFPEDVIDKLDVLYLNNNRFVCSCNATWFIRWINLTTVNIPRLASDVNCAAPGAQRGKSIISINLQACQHNSLSIILFILVTSLVLSILTLSISSHLFLWDVWYIYHFCLAKLKGYHSLSSESTIYDAFVVYDQRDPAVCEWVLQELRVQLEERGEPRLQLCLEERDWAPGCPLIESLSQSIQQSKRTVFILTNKYLRSGSFKTAFYLAHQRLLDEKNDVIILIFLERSLCHSKYLRLRKRLYKRSVLEWPTNPQAQQYFWFRLRSVMATDSQQQYNELFRETLXMFENVVATTYWIKLACCLMVTILFRPAPSELSLRSLRKVPCDVQENSTTNTVVFNCFRRGLRTFPTGITKNVTNLDLGDNKIKNLPLHAFSGMDNLTYLNLNELNKKKSVCIAQGVFVNLTSLRELELQGNNLTYVPDQLPSSLEVLKLTSNKIISLNSTSFLRVKNLTKLYLSKNCHIENPCHEVYYIGDGTFSNLEHLRLLTLSYNNITKVPSRLPVSLEDLELASNRIRYIGKNDFAELKNLVTLKIQGNCPRCYNAPYPCVPCPNGSIEIHPLAFDNLKNLKVLDLAGNSLQTMNSSWFKNLHNLQDLFLSFNFLAHAIVADGGFLSCLDQLKKLDLSFNYDLKAYPQTLKLSQNFSNLLSLKTLHIEGFVFQEITEETLRPLSGLNLSVLNMGTNFIAHSQPKVFNSLQNLKLIYLSENRLAPVVDSSFNRDSASDYIPVFAKPPLWGPDISRKNFIYELSHRLVKPECFDSGRVLDLSKNNLFFISPKQFEGYGNISCLNLSRNGFAAAPNGTEFKLLQELKYLDLSYNKIDLAYDLAFTELQKLEVLDLSYNSHYFLVSGVTHNLKFLERLPVLRVLNMSSNSIFTLTTKMMFSNSLKELQFQENFLGKLWQGGDTYHKLFMNLKNLTYLNIAKNKIKTIPYIVFENLPRTIQKLRLSDNELAHFNWSMLRHLDQLQELELDKNGIYFLSKNLSENTRSLRYLDLSGNKISQLSDGFLQGAFSITTLDLSYNKLNMINGSTFPLSSEHGLKKLLLHGNPFHCTCDILDFILWIEKSDIRIPWLATSVTCSMPELKKGNSVISFDINECNNIQVAFLLYFLSMLIIFCVTFVSIAFHLFYWDASYVWYYLKAKVMGYKYLRSTDTSTVYDAFVTYDTKDPLVSDWVLNHLRVQLEENGEKFLPICLEERDWSPGSPVLDNLTQSIRLSRKTVFVLTEAYVNSGSFKMAVYLAHQRLLDENKDVIVLLLLEPVLQHSQFLRLRRRLCGHSVLEWPKTSSAEAWFWQCLRNAIRVDNQVKYNKIYSRYFSMK; encoded by the exons ATGCTGACTGGTATTGTCCTGAGCTGTCTTTCTACGAGGGCACTTGACAGATGGTACCCAAAAACCCTTAAATGCGATGTGTCCTTGGTGACCAATAGGACAGAGGTCAGCGTGGACTGTACTGAGAGGGAGCTTACCAAGGTTCCGGAGGGCATACCGTCCAATACTACCAATCTGACCCTCACCATCAACCACATTCCGCATATTACGAAAAAGTCTTTCCTGAGCCTGGAAAACATCATCGAAATTGACCTGCGCTGCAACTGTGTGCCAGTCAAGGTAGGCCCCAAGGACAAAGTGTGCACAAAGAGCGTGACCATCGAAAATGGAAGCTTTTCGCAACTGAGAAATCTGAAGTCACTTTACCTGGACGGAAATCAACTCTCTAGCATCCCAAAAGGTGTCCCTCCAAGTTTAGTGTTACTTAGTCTGGAGGTTAACAGCATCTACtcgattaaaaaagaaaacctctctgAATTGACGAACATCAGGACTTTGTATCTTGGTCAAAACTGTTATTTTCGGAACCCTTGCAATGCCTCTTACTACATTGAAGAAGATGCTTTGTTACAGCTTGAAAAAAttactgttctgtctctcaAGTCCAACAATTTATCTTACGTTCCCCAGAGGCTACCGTTAACCCTTAAGGAGCTATACCTTTATAACAACAGAATTGAAAGGATCGTTGAACGTGATTTCAGCAATTTGACCGAGCTGGAAGTTCTTGACCTGAGTGGTAACTGTCCTCGGTGTTACAACGCACCTTTCCCTTGTATTCCATGTGCTAACAATGCCCCACTTGCTATTGATAAGCGAGCCTTTGTGAATTTGCATAAACTACGAATTTTGCGACTTCACAGCAATTCTCTCACAACAGTGCTGCCAGAGTGGTTCCAGAGTTGTAGTGAACTTCAAGTACTTGACCTCTCCAGCAATTTTTTGGCAAAAGAGATAACACACTCAACCTTTCCCAAATCTTTACCTAACCTGGAGGAGTTAGACCTCTCTTTTAACTATGAGCTACAGAGGTATCCCAAATCTCTCAATCTCAGTGATTCTTTTGCCCATCTGAAATCTCTCAGAGTCCTAAGAATCCGAGGATTTGTTTTTCAGGAACTGACACAACAAGACATTCACCCATTATCCTTTCTCAGTAAACTCGAGTTTATTGACCTTGGCACTAACTTCATCAAAATAACTGACCTGAGCATTCTGACCAAGCTCAAGAACTTTCAGGTTGTAAATTTATCAGACAACAAAATCTCATCCCCCACTGAGGATCAGCATGCATTTGGATTTTCAGAGGCACATGGTCAGATTGTTGTGGAAAATGGTTCCCCAATGACACGAGGTTCACAATACTATAATGGGGAAGTGAGAGAGATTCACTATTTTAGATATGATGAATATGCTCGCAGCTGCAAATATAAGGACAAAGAACTTGGTACTCTGAGTTCACTGAACCCAGAATGCAGCAAATATGGGAAAACCCTGGATCTTAGCAGAAATAACATATTCTTCTTGCATTCCAGATTCCTAAACCTTGGTGAGCTGAGATGCCTCAATCTTTCAGGCAATGCCATGAGCCAAAGCTTGAATGGCTCTGAATTTGTTTATCTCAAAAACTTGCAGTATCTTGATTTCTCTTTCAACCGTCTGGATCTCATGTACTCCACTGCCTTTCAAGAACTAAGCAACTTAGTTGTTCTGGACATTAGCCACAACAATCATTACTTTACAGCAGAGGGTTTGACACACATGTTGAATTTCACAAAGAACCTCAATCAACTAAAAACATTACTCATAAATCATAATAAGATATCCActtccacaaacacagagatggagagttTGTCTCTTGAACGTTTAGAATTTAAAGGAAACCAGCTTGATATGTtatggagagatggagacacCAGGTATTTCAATTACTTCAAAAACCTGATTGGCTTAAAGGTCCTTGACATTTCTCATAACAATTTAAACTTCATCCCTAAGCAAGTGTTCTCAGGCTTACCAGAAAAACTTACTGAACTttacattaacaacaacaagctAAAATCATTTCCTTGGGATGCCCTGGAAATTCTGAGCAACTTAATGGTCTTAGACCTTAGCAGTAACCTGTTAACAGCTGTTCCACAAGAGCTTTCTAACTGCAGCAAGTCTATTAAAAAGCTACTGTTACGCAAGAACCAAATTGTAAAACTAAGCCCTAACTTTCTAAGGGACGCGTTCAGCTTAAAACATCTTGATCTCAGCAGCAACCAAATTCAATATATTGAGCAATCAAGTTTCCCAGAGGATGTCATAGACAAGCTAGATGTCCTTTACCTGAACAACAACAGGTTTGTGTGCTCTTGCAATGCCACTTGGTTCATCAGATGGATAAACCTCACGACAGTGAACATCCCACGACTAGCATCTGATGTGAACTGCGCTGCTCCAGGTGCCCAGAGGGGCAAGAGCATCATTTCTATCAACCTACAAGCCTGTCAGCACAACTCTCTGTCCATCATCCTGTTTATCCTTGTGACAAGCCTGGTCTTGAGTATTCTCACCCTGTCCATATCCAGTCACCTGTTTCTCTGGGACGTGTGGTACATCTACCACTTCTGCCTGGCCAAGCTCAAGGGTTACCACAGCCTTTCCTCTGAGAGCACCATCTATGATGCCTTTGTGGTCTACGACCAGCGGGATCCAGCTGTTTGCGAGTGGGTCCTGCAGGAGCTGCGTGTTCAGCTGGAGGAGAGGGGTGAACCACGTCTCCAGCTCTGTCTGGAGGAGCGTGACTGGGCCCCAGGGTGCCCCCTCATTGAAAGCCTGTCTCAGAGTATTCAACAGAGCAAGAGGACAGTATTCATACTGACAAACAAGTACCTTAGGAGCGGCAGCTTCAAGACAGCATTTTACTTGGCCCACCAACGGCTGCTGGATGAGAAGAATGATGTGATCATCTTGATTTTCCTAGAGAGGAGTCTCTGTCACTCCAAATACCTGAGGCTCAGGAAACGGCTTTATAAAAGGTCAGTCTTGGAATGGCCCACAAATCCACAAGCTCAGCAGTACTTCTGGTTCCGCCTTCGTAGCGTCATGGCAACGGACAGTCAGCAGCAATACAATGAGCTATTCAGAGAGACACtttgaatgtttgaaaatgtt GTTGCTACCACCTACTGGATAAAGCTTGCGTGCTGCCTAATGGTCACCATACTGTTCAGGCCAGCACCCAGTGAACTGAGTCTGAGAAGTCTGAGGAAAGTACCTTGTGACGTTCAAGAAAACTCAACGACAAACACTGTTGTTTTCAACTGTTTTCGTCGCGGGCTGAGAACATTCCCCACTGGCATCACCAAAAATGTGACGAACCTTGACCTGGGTGACAACAAGATTAAAAATTTACCTCTCCATGCTTTCAGTGGCATGGACAACCTGACCTATCTCAATCTCAATGAGTTGAATAAAAAGAAATCTGTGTGCATTGCCCAAGGTGTTTTCGTCAACCTGACCtccctgagagagctggagctCCAAGGAAATAATCTGACGTATGTTCCCGATCAACTTCCGTCCTCACTGGAGGTGCTCAAATTGACATCGAATAAAATAATTTCTCTCAATAGCACCTCTTTCTTACGTGTGAAAAATCTGACAAAACTTTACCTCTCTAAAAACTGCCACATTGAGAATCCTTGTCATGAAGTTTATTATATTGGAGATGGAACCTTTTCCAATTTGGAACATCTGAGGCTTTTAACATTGTCTTATAACAACATAACTAAAGTTCCAAGCAGGCTGCCTGTTTCTCTAGAAGATCTGGAGCTTGCTTCAAACAGAATAAGATATATTGGAAAGAACGATTTTGCAGAACTCAAAAATCTGGTAACTCTGAAGATCCAAGGAAACTGCCCACGTTGTTATAATGCCCCGTACCCATGTGTTCCTTGTCCAAATGGTTCCATTGAGATTCATCCACTGGCCTTTGACAACCTTAAAAATTTAAAAGTGCTGGACCTTGCTGGAAACTCTCTTCAAACTATGAATAGCTCTTGGTTCAAGAATTTGCATAACCTTCAGGACCTTTTTTTATCCTTTAATTTTCTAGCACATGCTATTGTTGCTGATGGAGGGTTCTTAAGTTGTCTGGACCAACTAAAGAAGCTGGATCTCTCTTTTAACTATGATCTCAAAGCTTATCCTCAAACTCTAAAGCTATCACAAAACTTTTCAAATTTGCTCTCCCTGAAAACACTTCACAttgagggttttgtttttcaagagaTCACAGAAGAAACCTTACGTCCACTTTCCGGCTTAAACCTATCTGTGTTAAACATGGGGACAAACTTCATTGCGCACTCTCAACCAAAAGTTTTTAACAGTCTGCAGAACTTAAAGCTCATATATCTCTCTGAAAACAGGCTTGCTCCTGTGGTAGACAGTTCCTTCAATCGTGACTCAGCATCCGATTACATTCCTGTGTTCGCCAAGCCCCCACTCTGGGGACCAGACATCTCTAGAAAAAACTTCATTTATGAACTGTCCCACAGACTTGTGAAACCTGAATGCTTTGATAGTGGCCGCGTGCTGGACTTGAGCAAGAAtaatctctttttcatttctccaaaGCAGTTTGAGGGATACGGCAACATTTCGTGTCTCAATCTCTCAAGAAATGGTTTTGCAGCTGCGCCAAATGGAACTGAATTCAAACTCTTGCAGGAACTGAAGTATCTAGATTTGTCCTACAACAAAATAGATCTGGCATATGACCTCGCATTCACCGAGCTACAAAAATTGGAGGTGTTAGACCTCAGTTACAACTCTCATTATTTCCTAGTGTCTGGGGTGACACACAATTTAAAATTTTTAGAGAGACTCCCAGTCTTGAGAGTGCTGAACATGAGCTCCAATAGCATCTTTACATTAACCACTAAAATGATGTTCAGCAATTCTCTCAAGGAACTGCAGTTCCAGGAAAATTTCCTAGGGAAATTATGGCAGGGAGGTGATACTTATCACAAGCTTTTCATGAACCTAAAGAATTTGACTTATTTGAACAtagcaaaaaataaaattaaaactatACCATACATAGTCTTTGAAAACCTGCCCCGTACCATTCAAAAGCTACGGCTGAGCGACAATGAACTGGCACATTTCAACTGGTCAATGTTAAGACACCTTGATCAACTTCAGGAGTTAGAGCTGGATAAAAATGGCATATATTTCTTGTCCAAAAACCTGTCAGAAAATACAAGAAGCCTACGTTACCTCGACCTGAGCGGCAACAAAATCTCTCAACTCTCCGATGGATTTCTGCAGGGTGCCTTTAGCATAACCACTCTTGACCTCAGTTACAATAAGCTGAATATGATTAACGGATCCACTTTCCCGCTCAGTTCAGAGCACGGCCTGAAAAAATTACTGCTCCATGGAAATCCCTTCCACTGCACTTGTGATATACTGGATTTTATCCTATGGATCGAAAAAAGTGACATAAGGATCCCATGGTTAGCAACCTCCGTGACTTGCAGCATGCCAGAACTTAAGAAAGGAAACTCAGTCATCAGCTTTGATATCAACGAATGCAACAATATCCAGGTCGCCTTTCTCCTCTACTTCCTGTCCATGCTTATAATTTTCTGTGTCACTTTCGTTTCCATAGCATTCCACCTGTTTTATTGGGATGCTTCCTATGTGTGGTATTATTTAAAAGCTAAAGTGATGGGGTACAAGTATCTGAGGTCTACAGACACTTCCACTGTCTACGACGCCTTTGTCACATATGACACCAAAGACCCACTAGTTTCTGACTGGGTCCTGAACCATTTGCGTGTACAGCTGGAGGAGAATGGGGAGAAGTTCCTGCCCATCTGTCTAGAGGAGAGGGACTGGTCCCCAGGAAGCCCTGTCCTGGACAATCTTACGCAGAGTATCCGTCTGAGCCGGAAGACTGTTTTTGTGCTGACTGAAGCCTACGTCAACAGTGGTTCCTTCAAGATGGCAGTGTACCTGGCCCACCAGCGTCTTCTAGATGAGAACAAGGATGTGATTGTGCTGTTGCTCTTGGAGCCTGTGCTACAGCACTCCCAGTTTCTGCGTCTGAGGAGAAGACTCTGTGGCCACAGCGTGCTGGAGTGGCCCAAAACCTCATCGGCAGAGGCATGGTTCTGGCAGTGTCTGAGGAATGCCATCCGAGTGGACAACCAAGTCAAGTACAATAAGATCTACTCTAGGTATTTCAGCATGAAGTAA
- the tmsb4x gene encoding thymosin beta-4, with translation MSDKPNLEEVTSFDKSKLKKTETQEKNPLPSKETIEQEKQAASS, from the exons ATGTCTGACAAGCCAAATCTTGAGGAAGTCACCAGCTTCGACAAGAGCAAGCTGAAGAAGACAGAGACGCAGGAGAAAAACCCCTTGCCATCTAAAGAGA CTATTGAACAGGAGAAGCAAGCCGCCTCTTCATGA